The sequence ATCCCTTAATTCAGCAGATCAATATGACTGGCAACGATCCGATATTGGAGCGGGTGATGCGATATGAAACGATCGAGAAGCTGCTGGCCAGCTATTCGCAGGGAGCCGAACGGGGAGACGGAATTTATTATTCCCTCTATGTCTATGATCCGGATGATTATTATTTTTTCGCTCCCAACTTTCCACAGGTTAAGAAGGCAGGCGTTTATTTTTTCTCCAAAGGTGAGCAACCGTACTGGTTTGAAGAGGCCGTACAGCAGAAGGGCCATGGGTATCTGATGTTCGCGGAGAAACTGAGTCCGCAGGCGGAGAATCTGAAGACGCTGACGTACGTAAGAGCGGTCAATAATATCTATAAGGGAGCAAAGACGATCGGCGTGCTCGTGGTTACCAAGATGGAATCCAAAATTGGTGCCTCACTTCAATCCATCTCATTGCCTGAGGGAGAAATTTACTTAACGGACCTGAATAATCGCGTGCTCGCCTCCACTACCAATGATACAGGTGAAGTTATTACGCTGCCGGATAGTGCCGAAGCAGGAGATCCGGAAGGAACCGTCGATGTGATCACTTCTGATTTTATTTATGTTGTCAATAATAACCATACGCTGGGGCAGAAGCTAGTCTATAAAATCCCCGTAAAAGCACTTTTACAGCAGCAAAACGAAATGAAACGGGTCATTCAATACATAACTGTCGCGTATGCTTTATTCGGGCTTATTATTATTACCTATTTCTGGCGTTCACTAATGACGCCGCTGCAGAAGCTGGCCTTCTTCGTGCGCAAGTATGAACCAGGCAACCGGGTGCCGGAGACGCCACGAAGAGGCAGCAATGATGAGGTCAGTGTGCTGATCGCCTCCACCTATGATATGGCCCGTCGGCTCAACGGGTTGATCATGTATAAGTACCAAATGGAGATCAAGCAGAAGGAGTCGCAGTTGCAGCTGCTTTATCAGCAGATTAACCCGCATTTACTCTATAACACCCTGGAAAGCATCTATTGGAAAAGCTCGCTGGAAGGCAATGTCGAATCCGCTGAGATGATCAAGGAGCTATCGAAGCTGATGAAGATCAGCTTAAGCCGGGGCAGAGAGCTCATCACGCTGGAAGAAGAGCTGGAGCATGCAACGGCCTACATCAAGCTGCAGCAGCATCGTTATGATTATGTGTTTGACGTGGTCTGGAAGATTCATCCGGATGCGAAGAGCTACCTCATTCCCAAAATCACCCTGCAACCCTTAATTGAAAATGCGATTATACACGGTGTCAAAAACATGGGTGAGGATGGAGAAATCATCATCAGTGCTTCAGTTGAGGAGGAGAATATCCGCATTACAATTGAAGACAACGGCTACAAAACCGTTGATTATATGGCTATTGAAGCTGTTCTGAACGATGAGAGTCCTAATCCCGCTAGCGGCTATGGTATTCGTAATATTAATCAGCGGATTCATTTGCATTTCGGACCGGATTACGGAATTGACTATGCTCAGCGTAAGGAAGGCGGAACCCTTGTAACCGTTAAACTTCCGAAATCGGAGAATCAAGAGTGAAAAGGAGATTAGCCTATGTTTAATATTCTGGTTGTGGATGATGAACCGTTGATTTGTAAAGGACTCAGCAGCCTATTAGCTTCTTCTGGGCTGGATATCGAGCATATTTATACTGCGCACAGTGGCTTTGAGGCCTTGGACTGTATTCGGATGGAGGAGATCGACCTGCTCGTCACCGATATACAGATGGGTACGATGAGTGGCATTGAGCTAATGCAGCATGCCAAGCTGGCTAAACCATGGGTTCAGACTATCGTTATCTCGGCGCATGAGACCTTTCAATACGCACAAATGGCTGTAAGGCTCGGGGCCAAAGATTATCTAATCAAGCCACTGAATAGTGAGCAATTTCTGGATTCGGTACGCAATGTGCTGCTTAAGATGAACAGACCAACACCAGAACTCGAAACCTTCATGGCCGGGATTGGCGAGAACTTTCGCCTGGAGGAGCCACTTCCGGAGTATAGCGAGCTATTGAACTTACTGCTTGTCAATCCTGATT comes from Paenibacillus sp. 19GGS1-52 and encodes:
- a CDS encoding sensor histidine kinase, with product MWSGLIKPIVKLNVKQQLILLFLIMISPILILNSYGNMKAEQILKRHVTNAYVELNKQNFTIISRDIDTVNKITTTVIQNPLIQQINMTGNDPILERVMRYETIEKLLASYSQGAERGDGIYYSLYVYDPDDYYFFAPNFPQVKKAGVYFFSKGEQPYWFEEAVQQKGHGYLMFAEKLSPQAENLKTLTYVRAVNNIYKGAKTIGVLVVTKMESKIGASLQSISLPEGEIYLTDLNNRVLASTTNDTGEVITLPDSAEAGDPEGTVDVITSDFIYVVNNNHTLGQKLVYKIPVKALLQQQNEMKRVIQYITVAYALFGLIIITYFWRSLMTPLQKLAFFVRKYEPGNRVPETPRRGSNDEVSVLIASTYDMARRLNGLIMYKYQMEIKQKESQLQLLYQQINPHLLYNTLESIYWKSSLEGNVESAEMIKELSKLMKISLSRGRELITLEEELEHATAYIKLQQHRYDYVFDVVWKIHPDAKSYLIPKITLQPLIENAIIHGVKNMGEDGEIIISASVEEENIRITIEDNGYKTVDYMAIEAVLNDESPNPASGYGIRNINQRIHLHFGPDYGIDYAQRKEGGTLVTVKLPKSENQE